Proteins encoded in a region of the Zunongwangia endophytica genome:
- a CDS encoding FAD/NAD(P)-binding protein, with the protein MKKIAIIGGGACGSAALIELIIQSITAKLQDQISFVLIERKEKAGYGLAFGSKQRSHILNTQADLMGIYANEPAHFAEWLKENGRKYRDDVKSESDEDNAYTSRLLYGHYVSQQLDETIEKAKKNNVSVERIKDEAYNIDKLENEKLLIHLSSENTVEVDEVLLAPGTPKPNIFTQFKENSNYIDFPWPTKRLLEKTNKNDHVGVLGSSLSAIDTVMTLVDNGHEGKITMFSPDGMLPRVQPDEDKGFERKYLTLANLHKLKRDKGHTPRAKELFRLFIKDVEAAEGKSLDWKSFNRHSKDPLPLLEYDIEVAEKGGDLLSNMAYSMRYDTSTIWSWMSLHEQILFTKWLGRHWTITRHAIPLYNAKRLAKLLKEGKLEIIPQNNKVEFLEDKNCFKIATGKDGVFEVDKLVNATGSAGRLEEMDNVLVQNLLEKKYLKPHPIGGAVINTHTMQCMSEADGDHIYGVGHLVNGMLMDVNAVWFNVRTIARLASEIIFKTTTNGHI; encoded by the coding sequence ATGAAAAAAATCGCCATTATTGGTGGCGGTGCTTGTGGATCTGCTGCTCTTATCGAGCTAATTATCCAAAGTATCACAGCCAAATTACAAGATCAGATTTCCTTCGTACTTATAGAACGTAAAGAAAAAGCAGGCTACGGTTTAGCCTTTGGTTCTAAACAACGTAGCCACATTCTAAATACACAAGCCGACCTGATGGGAATATATGCCAACGAACCGGCACATTTTGCGGAATGGTTAAAGGAAAATGGCAGAAAGTATAGAGATGATGTAAAGAGTGAGAGTGATGAAGACAATGCGTATACCAGCCGATTGCTATACGGGCATTATGTTTCGCAGCAATTAGACGAAACCATCGAAAAAGCGAAAAAGAATAATGTTAGTGTAGAGCGGATTAAGGATGAGGCTTATAATATTGACAAACTTGAAAACGAAAAACTGCTTATTCATCTAAGTAGTGAAAATACAGTTGAAGTTGACGAAGTTTTGCTTGCGCCGGGAACTCCAAAACCAAACATATTTACACAATTTAAGGAAAATTCAAATTATATTGATTTTCCCTGGCCAACAAAACGTTTGTTAGAAAAAACGAATAAGAACGATCATGTTGGTGTTTTAGGAAGTAGTCTTAGTGCTATCGATACGGTAATGACTTTGGTCGATAATGGCCACGAAGGTAAAATTACCATGTTTTCTCCAGATGGAATGCTTCCCAGAGTACAACCCGATGAAGACAAAGGTTTTGAACGTAAATATCTAACTCTCGCAAATCTTCATAAATTAAAGCGAGATAAAGGACATACACCACGAGCAAAAGAATTGTTTCGACTATTTATAAAAGATGTCGAAGCAGCAGAAGGGAAATCATTGGATTGGAAATCTTTTAATCGCCATTCTAAAGATCCATTACCGCTATTGGAATATGATATTGAAGTAGCCGAAAAAGGAGGTGATTTATTATCTAATATGGCGTATTCTATGCGCTACGATACTTCAACTATTTGGAGTTGGATGAGTTTACACGAACAAATTTTATTTACGAAATGGCTAGGTAGACACTGGACGATCACCAGGCACGCCATTCCACTCTACAATGCCAAGAGGTTGGCTAAACTTTTAAAAGAGGGCAAACTGGAAATTATTCCACAAAATAATAAAGTGGAATTTTTAGAAGATAAAAACTGTTTTAAAATTGCTACAGGAAAAGATGGCGTTTTTGAAGTTGATAAACTGGTAAATGCTACGGGAAGTGCAGGAAGATTAGAAGAGATGGATAATGTACTTGTGCAAAACCTACTAGAGAAAAAATACCTAAAACCACATCCGATTGGTGGTGCAGTAATTAATACACATACGATGCAATGTATGTCTGAAGCTGACGGAGATCATATTTATGGCGTTGGACATCTTGTAAACGGGATGTTGATGGATGTTAATGCCGTTTGGTTTAACGTACGAACAATTGCTCGCTTGGCCTCAGAAATCATATTCAAAACAACCACGAATGGACACATTTAA
- a CDS encoding AEC family transporter produces the protein MDTFKSLYSSLLPYLCCIPVGYFISKKEWIPKAWIHKPLLFVLLPILVIDHVLNAEFSNLLILASISFLLAFLMIFPAMLVDKWLDKSGDINILKSGFSYFNVAFFGIPTVKSLFGEEAVTTLVCIYVGTALYGNIVGYIQVAKSKFGTKQAIIEVLKIPFIYIIILALVLKGFKVETPEVVKPVVEVMGTVVSVMGMLIIGMNLTNIEFKSLDWKYYSKVLGVRAIAAIVITAGLIGLEYWLIDGLEQKERRIMALIGLFPIAANLAVFASFLKSQEKQSALLIVFSMILSLVLVPLGAMIFGGN, from the coding sequence ATGGACACATTTAAATCTTTATATTCAAGTTTATTACCCTACTTATGCTGCATTCCTGTAGGCTATTTTATAAGCAAAAAAGAATGGATTCCTAAAGCATGGATCCATAAACCGTTGCTTTTTGTTCTTTTACCAATTCTGGTAATAGATCATGTTTTAAATGCAGAATTCTCCAATTTATTGATTTTAGCCAGTATTTCTTTTTTATTGGCTTTTTTAATGATTTTCCCCGCTATGCTGGTAGACAAGTGGCTGGACAAATCTGGGGATATTAATATTCTAAAAAGTGGCTTCTCCTATTTTAACGTGGCTTTCTTCGGAATTCCAACCGTAAAGTCGCTTTTTGGTGAAGAAGCCGTAACCACCTTAGTCTGTATTTATGTAGGTACCGCGCTTTACGGAAATATTGTAGGGTATATTCAGGTAGCAAAATCCAAATTCGGGACAAAACAAGCTATTATTGAAGTACTTAAGATTCCATTTATTTACATCATTATTTTAGCGTTAGTCCTAAAAGGTTTTAAAGTAGAAACACCTGAAGTTGTGAAACCCGTAGTTGAAGTTATGGGAACTGTAGTTTCAGTAATGGGAATGCTAATTATAGGGATGAATTTAACCAATATCGAGTTTAAGTCTTTAGACTGGAAATATTATTCTAAAGTTCTTGGTGTAAGAGCCATTGCGGCAATCGTAATTACCGCAGGATTAATAGGATTGGAATATTGGCTTATTGATGGGCTTGAACAAAAAGAACGTCGCATCATGGCGTTGATTGGTCTCTTCCCTATCGCTGCCAATCTCGCAGTATTTGCTTCGTTTTTAAAATCGCAAGAAAAGCAATCGGCTTTGCTTATCGTTTTTTCGATGATATTATCGCTAGTTCTAGTGCCATTAGGAGCGATGATATTTGGCGGAAATTAA
- a CDS encoding zinc-binding alcohol dehydrogenase family protein encodes MKAIGITKSLPTSDKNCFIAFETEKPMPEDHDLLVKIHAVSVNPVDYKVRQNAAKDEELDEPKILGWDAAGIVEAVGNEVSNFKVGDEVYYSGEYDRPGCNAEFQLIDSRIAGHKPSNLSFAEASAMPLTSLTAWEAIFDRLRLRKNGESGKKLLIIGGAGGVGSIAIQIAKKLTNIEVIATASREETSNWCKKLGADVIVNHHELTQEMESANITEVDYILNFSDTDMHWDAMAKLIKPQGQICSIVENKDPLDLNKLKNKSASFHWEFMFTRSLFKTEDMIAQHKILEELRLLFEEGSLKSTAYKTYEGLDTDVFREVHEFQESGKSIGKNVISYI; translated from the coding sequence ATGAAAGCTATAGGAATAACAAAGTCTTTACCGACATCAGATAAAAATTGTTTTATCGCATTTGAAACTGAAAAACCAATGCCAGAAGATCATGATCTTTTGGTTAAAATACACGCTGTTTCTGTAAATCCGGTAGATTATAAAGTCCGCCAAAATGCGGCTAAAGATGAAGAATTGGATGAACCTAAGATTCTTGGTTGGGATGCAGCCGGTATTGTTGAGGCGGTAGGAAACGAAGTTTCTAATTTTAAAGTTGGAGACGAAGTTTACTATTCGGGCGAATACGATAGACCCGGTTGTAATGCTGAATTTCAGTTGATAGATTCTCGAATTGCAGGACACAAACCTTCTAATTTGTCTTTTGCTGAAGCGTCTGCGATGCCATTAACGTCTCTTACTGCCTGGGAAGCTATTTTTGATCGTTTGCGCTTAAGGAAAAATGGAGAAAGCGGTAAGAAATTATTGATTATAGGCGGCGCTGGCGGTGTTGGATCTATCGCTATACAAATTGCTAAAAAGTTGACCAATATCGAAGTGATCGCTACCGCATCTCGTGAAGAAACTAGCAATTGGTGCAAAAAGCTAGGAGCAGATGTTATCGTTAATCATCATGAACTTACCCAAGAAATGGAATCAGCGAATATTACTGAAGTTGATTATATTCTGAATTTTTCTGATACCGATATGCACTGGGATGCGATGGCTAAATTAATCAAACCACAAGGTCAAATTTGTTCGATCGTAGAAAATAAAGATCCGCTAGATTTAAACAAACTGAAAAATAAGAGTGCCTCTTTTCACTGGGAATTTATGTTTACCCGTTCTCTTTTTAAAACTGAAGACATGATCGCTCAGCATAAAATCTTAGAAGAACTACGACTTTTATTTGAAGAAGGAAGTTTAAAATCTACAGCCTACAAAACTTATGAAGGACTGGACACCGATGTGTTTAGAGAAGTTCATGAATTTCAGGAAAGCGGAAAATCGATTGGTAAAAATGTGATCAGTTATATTTGA
- a CDS encoding BRCT domain-containing protein produces the protein MTTETIIIATYVLIFLLISFLVIQHLSDDDKQSKKRRIKTLAEEFEGQKVLIDGKLNEDYSKIKKILKRFNVEMQHKMSTKTGILITGKNPDDFVIEEAKSFGTKIYSEDSFLALCNAPHFKLKSKLRSMQRATVKVKI, from the coding sequence ATGACAACCGAAACCATCATTATTGCAACTTATGTATTAATTTTTCTATTGATCTCATTTTTAGTGATTCAGCATTTGTCTGATGACGATAAACAATCAAAAAAGAGAAGAATTAAAACTTTAGCTGAAGAATTTGAGGGACAAAAAGTTTTGATCGATGGAAAATTGAACGAAGATTATTCTAAAATTAAAAAAATATTGAAGCGATTTAATGTAGAAATGCAGCACAAAATGTCTACTAAAACGGGGATTTTGATCACAGGTAAAAATCCTGATGATTTCGTTATTGAAGAAGCTAAGTCTTTCGGTACCAAAATTTATAGCGAAGATTCCTTTCTTGCACTTTGCAATGCGCCCCATTTCAAATTGAAAAGCAAACTGAGATCTATGCAACGAGCAACCGTCAAGGTTAAAATCTAA
- a CDS encoding alkene reductase, whose protein sequence is MSKQPLLEEYNLNGLKLPNRVVMAPMTRTRADNDENAPREEYEAEYYAQRASAGLIITEGSPINDKAIGYINVPGIYKPAQIEGWKKVTHKVHQENGRIFIQLWHVGRMSHPDFHNGEKPLAPSAINPDAQAFTADGFKDTVTPKEMTIDEIKQTIEDFKTAAKNAMDAGFDGVEIHSSNGYLLHQFFNATSNTRTDEYGGTIEKRAKILLEVIEAIKEVMPEQKIGLRLNPSLDGLFGMTLDKETIPTFDYIVNKLNEYDLSYVHLSEPFTDVSDNEFAVTEIAKHYRPLYKGTLIINAGFDQESGNDVIEKGNADLVAYGKPYVSNPDLVERFEKDVALTDWDKDTFYTTGKEGYLDYPIKARD, encoded by the coding sequence ATGAGTAAACAACCACTATTAGAAGAATATAATCTGAATGGCTTAAAATTACCAAACCGTGTGGTAATGGCGCCCATGACGCGTACTCGCGCTGATAATGATGAAAACGCACCGCGTGAAGAATATGAAGCTGAATATTATGCACAGCGCGCTTCAGCAGGTCTAATTATAACTGAAGGATCTCCAATTAACGATAAAGCGATTGGATATATAAATGTTCCGGGGATTTATAAACCTGCACAAATTGAAGGATGGAAAAAAGTAACCCATAAAGTGCATCAGGAAAACGGTCGAATATTTATCCAATTATGGCATGTAGGAAGGATGTCTCATCCAGATTTTCATAATGGAGAAAAACCATTAGCACCATCTGCTATCAATCCAGATGCGCAGGCTTTTACTGCAGACGGTTTTAAAGATACCGTTACTCCTAAGGAAATGACTATTGATGAAATTAAGCAAACCATAGAAGATTTTAAAACAGCAGCAAAAAATGCAATGGATGCAGGTTTTGACGGTGTAGAAATTCATTCTTCTAATGGATACTTATTGCATCAGTTTTTTAATGCGACCTCTAATACCAGAACAGATGAATACGGCGGAACTATAGAAAAGCGTGCTAAAATTCTTTTGGAAGTAATTGAGGCGATTAAAGAAGTAATGCCAGAACAAAAAATTGGATTGCGTTTAAATCCATCTCTAGATGGATTATTCGGGATGACATTGGATAAAGAAACGATTCCTACTTTCGATTATATCGTAAACAAATTAAACGAATATGATCTGTCTTATGTGCATTTATCTGAGCCTTTCACAGATGTTTCTGATAATGAGTTCGCGGTTACTGAAATTGCGAAACATTACAGACCATTATATAAAGGTACTTTAATTATTAACGCAGGTTTCGATCAGGAATCAGGAAATGATGTTATTGAAAAAGGAAATGCAGATTTGGTTGCCTACGGAAAACCATATGTTTCGAATCCTGATTTAGTGGAAAGATTTGAAAAAGATGTAGCACTTACCGATTGGGATAAAGATACTTTTTATACAACAGGAAAAGAAGGCTATTTAGATTATCCAATTAAGGCTAGAGATTAA
- a CDS encoding Crp/Fnr family transcriptional regulator — protein sequence MNQPILDHVSKIIDLTEEEKAEFLSILTPVKHAKKDLLIRDGEFVHHNYFVVKGCLRAFYRDDFENEANLQFAMEDWWISDYEALLEGNPARLNVECLEDCELVAIHRDAQEELYRRIPKFERFFRIKVTNSFIALRCRIMSSLQKSSKERYLEFYDRFPELENRIANYHVANYLGIKPESLSRIRKELI from the coding sequence ATGAATCAACCAATTCTTGATCATGTTTCTAAAATTATTGATCTTACTGAAGAAGAAAAAGCCGAATTTTTAAGCATTCTGACTCCTGTGAAGCATGCTAAAAAGGATCTTTTAATAAGGGATGGAGAATTTGTACATCATAATTATTTTGTAGTTAAAGGATGTTTGCGAGCCTTCTATCGCGATGATTTCGAGAATGAAGCAAATCTGCAATTTGCAATGGAAGATTGGTGGATTAGCGATTATGAAGCTTTACTAGAAGGTAATCCCGCAAGGTTGAATGTAGAATGTCTTGAAGACTGCGAATTAGTGGCGATCCATAGAGATGCCCAAGAAGAACTCTATAGACGTATCCCTAAATTTGAACGATTTTTTAGAATTAAAGTCACTAACTCCTTTATAGCCTTACGTTGCAGAATTATGTCTAGTCTTCAAAAAAGCAGTAAAGAGCGTTATTTAGAATTTTACGATCGTTTTCCAGAATTAGAAAATAGAATTGCGAATTACCATGTCGCTAACTATTTAGGCATTAAACCCGAAAGTTTAAGTAGAATTAGGAAAGAGCTCATCTAG
- a CDS encoding pyridoxal phosphate-dependent aminotransferase: protein MSLNRREWLKRGALAMGAAAVAPADLLAKAVSDANAENNKFLYNYSNSFDEYTPPRFPDLKTVKARLVWNENPHGPSKLAAEAFQKAVTEGNHYSWGALGALVKQIAEYEGVEPANVMMGPGSSDLLEKTAIVKFQHGGNVVSADPSYMSLVSVAKAAGGNWKAVKLTEDYQHDLKAMEAAIDKDTKLVYITNPNNPTATMTDTEDLKDFCKRVSKEVPVFIDEAYIELSPGGLSSSMAPLVAEGYDIFVARTFSKIHGMAGLRVGYMLGNKESLEEMNEITRGGMGLTGPSIEAASASMKDEAYLTDCKAKIEEARNFTTSYLEGRGMDYMPSSTNFVIFPIAMDGDEFLEKIYEKKVVVRAFKFWDQDWCRVSMGTMKEMKYFTEAIDEILV, encoded by the coding sequence ATGAGTCTTAACAGAAGAGAATGGCTAAAAAGAGGCGCGCTTGCGATGGGAGCAGCTGCAGTAGCACCGGCAGATCTTTTGGCCAAAGCCGTTTCTGATGCAAATGCAGAAAACAACAAATTTTTATACAATTATAGTAACTCGTTCGACGAATATACTCCTCCCCGATTTCCAGATCTTAAAACAGTAAAGGCAAGATTGGTTTGGAATGAAAATCCGCACGGTCCTTCTAAATTGGCTGCGGAAGCTTTCCAAAAAGCAGTTACAGAGGGGAATCATTATTCTTGGGGTGCTTTAGGAGCATTGGTTAAGCAAATTGCCGAATACGAAGGTGTCGAACCAGCTAACGTGATGATGGGGCCGGGATCCTCAGATTTATTAGAAAAAACGGCTATTGTAAAATTTCAGCATGGCGGAAATGTAGTTAGTGCAGATCCAAGTTATATGTCACTGGTTAGCGTTGCAAAAGCTGCAGGCGGAAATTGGAAAGCGGTTAAACTTACCGAGGATTATCAGCATGATCTCAAAGCTATGGAAGCGGCTATTGATAAAGACACCAAACTTGTCTATATCACCAATCCTAACAATCCAACGGCTACTATGACCGATACCGAAGATCTTAAAGATTTTTGCAAGCGAGTTTCTAAAGAAGTACCGGTATTTATTGACGAAGCATATATAGAACTTTCTCCTGGCGGACTCAGCTCGAGCATGGCGCCGTTGGTTGCAGAAGGTTATGATATTTTTGTAGCCAGAACTTTTTCTAAAATTCATGGTATGGCCGGGCTTCGTGTCGGATATATGTTAGGAAACAAAGAGTCTTTAGAAGAAATGAATGAGATTACTCGAGGCGGGATGGGATTAACTGGCCCTAGTATTGAAGCTGCTTCAGCAAGTATGAAAGACGAAGCTTACCTTACCGATTGTAAAGCCAAAATTGAAGAAGCTAGAAATTTTACAACATCGTATCTTGAGGGACGTGGTATGGATTATATGCCTTCTAGTACCAACTTTGTGATTTTTCCTATAGCTATGGATGGCGATGAATTTCTGGAAAAAATTTACGAGAAGAAGGTTGTCGTTCGTGCTTTTAAATTTTGGGATCAGGATTGGTGCCGTGTAAGTATGGGAACCATGAAAGAGATGAAATATTTTACTGAAGCAATTGATGAAATTCTAGTCTAG
- a CDS encoding permease: MDVSLQKTITFILFIAIGLLLKMKFSTKAEVVGIKKIILNLALPATIFIALLGIEVKADLLLLPLLALILNALLFFIFPLLLPILGIEKETPNYRTAKMLIPSLAPGLSCFPFVLEYLGDAYLAKAAMADLGNKVCVLMILYVVAMNWHYKVQQKKAQSGKAKLKSLSIAMISEPVNLFIAAALLLVGFGFNLNSLPFFASETLSRLSLLMTPLVLLYIGLAVNIKKDQLLQILGMLMLRAGFVVLAIGLLVSIAGIAIENEVLLMLSFGLSACSFWPFAHISAVDAAERDGERKTFNSNFAVSVLALSFPLSTLLILGILSSGKLFAEPTAIFLLGAVLSAAGFGLPLLLQKKTTNIEKAEVINTELEISTNKSS; encoded by the coding sequence ATGGATGTAAGCCTACAAAAAACCATAACTTTTATTCTTTTTATTGCTATAGGATTACTTTTAAAAATGAAATTTAGTACCAAAGCTGAAGTTGTTGGTATTAAAAAAATAATCCTGAATCTTGCCTTACCAGCGACAATTTTTATAGCACTTTTAGGAATAGAAGTTAAAGCAGATCTTCTTTTATTACCGCTTTTGGCTTTGATTTTAAATGCATTGCTATTTTTTATTTTTCCGCTATTATTACCAATTTTAGGTATAGAAAAAGAAACGCCAAATTACCGAACCGCAAAAATGCTAATTCCTTCTTTAGCTCCGGGATTATCATGTTTCCCTTTTGTGCTGGAGTATCTTGGAGATGCTTATTTAGCCAAAGCAGCAATGGCCGATCTTGGGAATAAAGTTTGTGTACTTATGATCCTTTATGTTGTAGCTATGAACTGGCATTATAAAGTACAACAGAAGAAAGCACAATCGGGAAAAGCAAAATTAAAATCCTTGAGTATTGCAATGATTTCTGAACCAGTAAATTTATTTATAGCTGCTGCACTATTACTTGTTGGGTTTGGTTTTAATTTGAATTCGCTTCCATTTTTTGCAAGTGAAACCTTAAGTAGATTAAGTTTATTAATGACGCCTTTAGTGTTACTGTATATTGGATTGGCTGTAAATATTAAAAAGGATCAGTTATTACAGATTTTGGGAATGTTGATGCTACGGGCAGGATTCGTGGTTTTAGCCATTGGATTATTAGTAAGTATCGCCGGAATTGCTATTGAAAATGAAGTATTGTTAATGCTTTCTTTTGGTCTAAGTGCTTGTAGTTTTTGGCCTTTTGCTCATATTTCTGCCGTTGATGCAGCTGAGCGAGATGGAGAGCGAAAAACCTTTAATTCAAATTTTGCTGTAAGCGTCTTGGCTTTATCGTTTCCGCTTTCAACCTTATTAATTTTGGGTATTTTATCGAGTGGAAAACTTTTTGCTGAACCAACAGCTATTTTCCTTTTAGGAGCGGTCTTAAGTGCCGCCGGATTTGGATTACCACTACTATTACAGAAGAAAACAACTAATATTGAAAAAGCTGAAGTTATAAATACCGAATTAGAAATCTCAACTAACAAAAGCTCTTGA
- a CDS encoding DUF6155 family protein, which translates to MSKRALKKYLKELDKEDLEEQIMDLYERLDEVKVFYNFVFNPNERKLIENAKVKIGKEYFPENRRKRPKARRSIAQKLIKHFKKLGVDPIKTADLMLYNIEIAQTFAEDRSKIKDAFYKSMFKSYEEAVKFILQNGLATDFESRIIKIALHTETQDWPNSYLFLKVSSQFD; encoded by the coding sequence ATGAGCAAAAGAGCATTAAAAAAGTACTTAAAAGAGCTGGATAAGGAAGATCTGGAAGAACAAATCATGGATCTTTATGAGCGTTTAGATGAAGTAAAAGTATTTTACAATTTTGTCTTTAATCCCAACGAGCGCAAGCTTATTGAAAATGCGAAAGTTAAGATAGGGAAGGAGTATTTTCCCGAGAACCGGCGAAAGCGACCAAAAGCCCGTAGATCGATTGCTCAAAAACTGATCAAACACTTTAAAAAATTAGGTGTAGATCCCATAAAAACGGCAGATTTGATGCTGTATAATATTGAAATTGCCCAGACTTTTGCCGAGGATCGTTCTAAGATTAAAGACGCCTTTTATAAATCGATGTTCAAGTCTTATGAAGAAGCGGTGAAGTTTATTTTGCAAAATGGATTAGCTACCGATTTTGAATCTCGCATTATTAAAATAGCATTGCATACTGAAACTCAAGATTGGCCGAATTCCTATTTATTTTTAAAAGTTTCTTCCCAATTCGATTAA
- a CDS encoding FUSC family protein has protein sequence MNKRLSYYWHSILRFLRSTDFTKALILTLSIGSSIGIFNALGLSNIGVPMAVGCLLTAPSDTIGTLKHKIVGVVAAAILAGVTSLVLGFASVNIYLTLPILGIVVFAISYLAIYGFRASMVAFAGLMAVVLSFANVDTSMPLWQHCLLISAGGFWYLTLSLIWHYLNPKHETEQLLGQCLELTGEYLQVRSKLLLEVKERDNYQRRLFDLQNELNQKHESLREILISSRKISGNSNYTRKRLLIFIELIDILELGMANPVNYERMDALFKEDKKYLKMFSDVTHYFGEQLVEISKSIENKRPVPENLISDYIEKNRELVNQYRQSIDISEKREHILMLRNLFDYQERQSHKINTIFGVINNLKMGNNIFMKQKEALKFITPQEYSSKILVENFNFGSPIFRHALRLAIIVLVGFSIGAFFSIQNAYWILLTIVVIMRPNYGLTKSRTKERIIGTLIGGAIAVGIVFITQNVYVYGVLGLLSLTLAFSLIQRNYRTAAVFITLSIIFIYALMKPDVLEVIQFRIIDTMVGAVLAALGNLLLWPAWEAENIRNIIATSISANRNYFVEIDKFYHSKGDLPTSYKLSRKKAFLEMGNLSTAFQRMTQEPKSKQKDLGLIYRLVSLNQTFLSALASMGTYIRNHNTTDASEHFEVFVKQILHSLDNAEEGLIEQGEQKKTNVSLLKEAKSRLDEKYDDLVKIRNQEIAEGKELADHDMRLQLQEAQLITNQLQWLLDISKNIRKTVYKTTSI, from the coding sequence AAGTGATACTATAGGAACTTTAAAACATAAAATTGTGGGGGTTGTTGCAGCAGCAATTCTTGCCGGTGTTACATCTTTAGTTCTTGGATTTGCTTCAGTAAATATCTATCTAACTTTACCGATTTTGGGAATTGTTGTTTTTGCAATTTCCTACCTCGCCATTTATGGCTTTAGAGCATCCATGGTAGCTTTTGCAGGCTTAATGGCAGTCGTTCTTAGTTTTGCGAATGTAGATACTTCGATGCCGTTGTGGCAACACTGCTTGTTAATTTCAGCTGGTGGTTTTTGGTATTTAACGCTTAGTCTTATTTGGCATTATCTTAATCCTAAACATGAAACGGAACAACTTTTAGGACAATGTCTGGAACTTACAGGAGAATATTTGCAGGTGCGCTCTAAATTGCTATTAGAGGTAAAAGAGCGAGATAATTATCAGAGAAGACTATTTGACCTTCAAAATGAATTAAATCAAAAACATGAGAGTTTAAGGGAAATTCTAATTAGCTCGAGAAAGATTTCAGGGAATTCTAATTATACAAGAAAGCGACTTTTAATTTTTATTGAGTTAATCGATATTTTAGAATTAGGCATGGCTAATCCTGTAAATTACGAGCGTATGGATGCGCTTTTTAAAGAGGATAAAAAGTACCTGAAAATGTTTAGTGATGTTACCCACTATTTTGGGGAGCAATTAGTAGAAATTTCTAAATCTATTGAAAATAAAAGACCGGTACCCGAGAATCTAATTTCAGATTATATTGAAAAGAACCGTGAATTGGTTAATCAATACAGACAGAGTATTGATATTTCTGAAAAGCGGGAGCATATTTTAATGCTTCGGAATTTGTTTGATTATCAAGAGCGCCAGTCACATAAAATCAATACTATTTTTGGTGTAATTAATAACCTGAAGATGGGGAACAACATCTTCATGAAGCAAAAAGAGGCTTTAAAATTTATAACACCTCAGGAATATTCTTCTAAAATTTTAGTTGAGAATTTCAATTTTGGCTCTCCAATTTTTAGGCACGCGCTTCGACTAGCAATCATTGTTTTAGTTGGGTTTTCGATTGGTGCTTTTTTCTCCATTCAAAATGCATATTGGATTCTTTTAACCATTGTTGTTATAATGCGCCCTAATTACGGACTCACAAAATCCAGAACAAAAGAGCGGATTATTGGGACATTAATTGGTGGTGCTATTGCTGTTGGGATCGTATTCATCACTCAAAATGTCTATGTTTATGGCGTACTTGGATTGCTGTCCTTAACATTGGCCTTTTCTTTAATTCAGCGTAACTATAGAACCGCTGCCGTTTTCATTACCTTAAGTATCATTTTTATATATGCGTTAATGAAGCCTGATGTATTGGAGGTAATACAGTTCAGAATCATAGACACCATGGTAGGAGCTGTATTGGCAGCTTTAGGTAATCTTCTATTATGGCCCGCCTGGGAAGCTGAAAATATTCGAAACATTATCGCAACTAGTATTTCAGCAAATCGAAATTACTTTGTTGAGATCGATAAATTTTATCACAGTAAAGGAGATTTACCAACGAGCTATAAATTATCCAGAAAAAAAGCATTTCTAGAAATGGGTAATTTGAGTACTGCTTTTCAACGAATGACGCAAGAACCTAAATCTAAGCAAAAAGACTTAGGTTTAATTTATCGATTGGTAAGTTTAAACCAAACTTTTTTATCGGCATTAGCTTCCATGGGAACCTACATAAGAAACCACAATACAACTGATGCATCAGAGCATTTTGAAGTTTTTGTGAAACAAATTCTGCACAGTTTGGATAATGCTGAAGAAGGTTTAATTGAACAGGGAGAGCAAAAGAAAACCAATGTTAGCTTACTGAAGGAAGCAAAATCAAGATTGGATGAAAAATACGATGATTTAGTAAAAATAAGAAATCAGGAAATTGCTGAAGGGAAAGAGTTAGCAGATCACGATATGCGTTTACAGCTTCAGGAAGCGCAACTTATTACCAATCAGCTTCAATGGCTTTTAGATATTTCAAAAAATATCCGAAAAACTGTCTATAAAACGACTTCGATCTAA